A region of Methanocorpusculum labreanum Z DNA encodes the following proteins:
- a CDS encoding HemK2/MTQ2 family protein methyltransferase, protein MDIDTSQIYFPAEDTYLLIKAARTEVKQEDRVLEIGTGSGAVAKSVAEITPAVLAVEINPHAAQYAREVNGIEVIRGDLFDPVCGEFDLILFNAPYLPTDPAERFDDWLEYALDGGPSGRDVVERFLREAPSRLATFGRILLLISSLTGMNEILKLCHAQGFIALVTAEERQEDGETLYVLRISRDLCSLCGT, encoded by the coding sequence ATGGATATCGATACAAGCCAGATCTACTTTCCCGCCGAAGATACGTATCTCCTGATAAAAGCTGCACGTACCGAAGTAAAACAGGAAGACCGCGTGCTGGAGATCGGAACCGGATCGGGAGCCGTCGCAAAATCCGTAGCTGAGATAACGCCCGCCGTTCTCGCCGTCGAAATAAATCCCCATGCGGCACAATATGCCCGCGAAGTAAACGGGATCGAGGTCATCAGAGGGGATCTCTTTGATCCGGTCTGCGGAGAGTTCGATCTGATACTATTCAACGCGCCCTACCTTCCAACAGACCCGGCCGAACGGTTTGACGACTGGCTTGAGTATGCTCTCGACGGCGGACCTTCTGGACGTGACGTTGTCGAGCGGTTCCTTCGGGAAGCTCCATCACGCCTCGCGACATTTGGCAGAATCCTCCTTCTCATCTCCTCCCTTACCGGCATGAATGAGATTCTCAAGCTTTGTCACGCACAAGGATTCATTGCCCTTGTCACGGCAGAGGAGCGGCAGGAAGACGGCGAAACCCTGTATGTTCTTCGGATCTCGCGGGATCTGTGTTCTCTTTGCGGAACCTAA
- a CDS encoding catalase, whose translation MDEKQALTHENGAPVADNLNSLTAGPRGPLMLQDLWFLEKLAHFDREVIPERRMHAKGSGAFGTFTVTGEVEKYTKAKVFEKGKKTDVFVRFSTVAGERGAADAERDIRGFAIKFYTEDGNWDLVGNNTPVFFIRDPLQFPDLNHAIKRDPKTNMRSAQNNWDFWTSLPEALHQVTIVMSDRGIPASYRHMHGFGSHTYSLINAEGKRFWVKYHFKTQQGIKNITDQEAEMLVGMDRESNQRDLFEAIERKEFPRWTMYFQIMTEEEARVRKENPFDISKVWSHKEYPMIEVGVLELNRNPENYFADVEQAAFNPANLVPGVGVSPDKLLQGRLFSYGDAQRYRLGVNHSLIPVNRPKVPVHAYHRDGRMRVDGNYGATKGYVPNSYGEWAGQEAYRDPPLSLSGDMARYEQKDDVNDDCFYQPGDLYRLMTEDKKQVLIENTARNMETVTENIKYRHAAHCYLADPNYGTRFAKICGLDLDKVISLAKMSHAERMEHTKN comes from the coding sequence ATGGACGAGAAACAGGCTCTTACTCATGAGAACGGAGCGCCGGTAGCCGACAATCTGAACTCACTCACTGCAGGACCCCGCGGACCATTAATGCTCCAGGATCTGTGGTTTCTGGAAAAACTTGCTCATTTCGACCGGGAAGTCATCCCTGAGAGGCGTATGCATGCAAAAGGTTCCGGGGCATTCGGGACTTTTACCGTGACAGGCGAGGTGGAAAAATACACCAAAGCAAAAGTTTTCGAAAAAGGAAAAAAGACCGATGTATTTGTCCGATTTTCAACCGTGGCAGGCGAGCGCGGAGCAGCTGATGCAGAGCGTGATATCCGCGGGTTTGCCATAAAATTTTATACTGAAGATGGGAACTGGGATTTGGTAGGGAACAACACGCCGGTCTTTTTCATCAGGGATCCGCTGCAGTTTCCCGATCTGAACCATGCCATAAAACGTGATCCGAAAACGAACATGCGCTCTGCACAGAACAACTGGGACTTCTGGACTTCGCTGCCTGAAGCGCTTCATCAGGTTACGATCGTCATGTCCGACAGAGGTATCCCGGCAAGCTACCGGCACATGCATGGATTTGGAAGCCACACATACAGTCTCATCAATGCAGAAGGAAAACGATTCTGGGTCAAGTATCACTTCAAAACCCAGCAGGGAATCAAAAATATCACCGATCAGGAAGCAGAAATGCTCGTCGGCATGGACAGGGAGAGTAACCAGAGAGATCTCTTTGAAGCAATCGAGAGAAAAGAGTTCCCAAGATGGACGATGTACTTCCAGATTATGACCGAGGAGGAGGCAAGAGTCCGAAAAGAAAATCCATTCGACATATCCAAAGTCTGGAGCCACAAAGAGTATCCGATGATTGAAGTCGGCGTTCTCGAACTCAACAGAAATCCGGAGAATTATTTCGCTGATGTGGAACAGGCAGCTTTCAATCCGGCGAACCTTGTTCCGGGGGTTGGCGTTTCTCCCGACAAACTTCTCCAAGGCAGACTCTTTTCCTACGGAGATGCTCAACGTTACCGGCTTGGGGTGAATCATTCACTCATCCCGGTCAATCGTCCGAAAGTACCTGTCCATGCTTATCACCGGGACGGGCGTATGCGGGTGGATGGAAATTATGGGGCAACGAAAGGGTATGTTCCAAATAGTTATGGTGAATGGGCAGGGCAGGAAGCATATCGTGACCCGCCGCTGAGCCTGTCCGGCGATATGGCCAGATATGAGCAGAAGGATGATGTGAACGACGACTGTTTCTATCAGCCGGGTGATTTGTACCGTCTGATGACGGAAGATAAAAAACAGGTTTTGATCGAAAACACCGCCCGAAACATGGAGACCGTAACGGAGAATATTAAATACCGTCACGCTGCCCACTGTTATCTTGCAGATCCAAATTATGGTACGAGATTTGCCAAAATCTGCGGTCTTGATCTGGATAAAGTCATCTCACTCGCCAAAATGAGTCACGCAGAGAGGATGGAACATACAAAAAATTAG
- a CDS encoding DEAD/DEAH box helicase — translation MTTIVQPWKKGYKVYFCDDAKAGKIKHVGTVELEETSKGMRPSEFFVRRPGTSHAEKTPTKEFITVLRANGPIKLTQTMPAFQDFLRGMQLSWETTTLCRTCLFDDRITPLTEETRIRCGQEYVCLDCAKRELRRELGHIKHLGKRTQLHIENLLEEYRDLDMVLAILQPESLDTKKTMFDRLEAHDQTPTERIENLPLPRKFVDLCGVETLMPAQQRAVESGLLYGKDLLVVAATASGKTFIGEMAGLKNYIEKRGRMLFLVPLVALANQKYDRFSEKYKSVTQTSIMTGVSRVNLPETRPVGNRGAGGGIVVGTYEGMDNLLRKGMPVSNIGTVVIDEVQMLEDPERGHRLDGLIARLKYVAPKAQFLYLSATIGSPNLLAKKLNAALVSYADRPVALERHLIFTEKDGKIPFIKKLVFEEFNKTSSKGYKGQTIVFTNARSRCHTIAEAIGGMAAPYHAGLTSQERRAVERQFEEGKLACVVTTAALAAGVDFPASQVIFDALAMGIDWLSVQEFHQMMGRAGRPDFHDLGRVVVLAEPGVSYSRETKLTEEEVAIQLLKGDMEEVSPVYDIEETSEEFAANAITCRGREADIITVGNSMVGVGDDPIQELLKHKLVRKSGGFLELSPLGKVMAEHFIGMERLLEIDKLVRVMDDPLEMIAELFCMEEEREKEKRRVDRRSTEKKESAWIGDKKASAKPDSEPAWVVKKKEIHAVEKHAHDDARRKKAGSRKLRREEDEVEVAKPPRRASKEMEDRVERKKREASQFIPPPKRKQREGTGPGVSGKGSKTGSSGDPVNIIEGAVDLRRAGKYDEALKILGNYVADNPKDSRALVELGKVYDLRNERDTAYLCYQKAAAANTQNREAIDRMNAFLIGITVDIDNDAADSGKQPAVVKKKKE, via the coding sequence GTGACGACCATCGTCCAACCCTGGAAAAAAGGGTATAAAGTCTATTTTTGTGACGACGCAAAGGCAGGCAAAATCAAACATGTAGGGACCGTCGAACTCGAAGAGACCTCCAAGGGGATGCGCCCGTCTGAGTTTTTCGTCAGACGTCCTGGGACATCCCATGCCGAGAAGACGCCGACAAAGGAGTTCATCACGGTTCTTCGTGCAAACGGTCCGATCAAACTCACGCAGACGATGCCGGCGTTTCAGGATTTTCTGCGCGGGATGCAGTTATCCTGGGAGACAACGACGCTTTGCCGTACCTGTCTCTTTGACGATCGTATAACTCCTCTTACCGAAGAGACGCGGATCAGATGCGGGCAGGAGTATGTCTGTCTTGATTGTGCGAAGCGTGAGCTCCGCCGCGAACTCGGTCATATCAAACATCTGGGAAAACGAACCCAGCTCCATATCGAAAATCTTCTGGAAGAATACCGCGATCTGGACATGGTGCTCGCGATTCTTCAGCCCGAATCTCTCGATACCAAGAAAACGATGTTCGACCGGCTCGAAGCGCATGATCAGACGCCGACCGAACGTATCGAAAATCTACCGCTGCCCCGCAAATTCGTCGATCTCTGCGGTGTTGAGACACTCATGCCCGCCCAGCAGCGTGCGGTCGAGTCGGGTCTTCTGTACGGAAAAGATCTGCTCGTTGTTGCGGCTACTGCAAGCGGCAAGACCTTCATCGGAGAGATGGCGGGGCTGAAAAATTATATCGAAAAACGCGGGAGAATGCTTTTCCTGGTCCCTCTCGTCGCTCTTGCGAACCAGAAGTATGACAGGTTCTCTGAAAAATACAAGTCAGTTACCCAAACCTCGATAATGACCGGTGTTTCCCGGGTGAATCTGCCGGAAACACGCCCGGTAGGAAACCGCGGGGCAGGCGGCGGGATCGTTGTCGGAACCTACGAGGGTATGGACAATCTCTTGAGAAAGGGCATGCCGGTCAGCAATATTGGAACAGTCGTGATCGACGAGGTCCAGATGCTCGAAGATCCTGAGCGTGGACACCGTCTCGACGGGCTGATCGCGAGACTGAAATACGTCGCGCCCAAAGCCCAGTTCCTCTATCTTTCAGCAACGATCGGTTCACCGAACCTTCTCGCAAAAAAACTGAACGCCGCTCTTGTTTCCTATGCAGACCGTCCGGTTGCTCTGGAACGCCATCTGATTTTTACGGAAAAAGACGGGAAGATCCCGTTCATCAAAAAACTGGTGTTCGAGGAGTTCAACAAGACTTCTTCCAAGGGATACAAAGGTCAGACGATAGTTTTCACGAATGCACGGAGCAGGTGTCATACGATCGCCGAGGCAATCGGCGGAATGGCTGCCCCCTATCACGCCGGACTTACTTCCCAGGAACGCCGGGCAGTTGAACGGCAGTTCGAGGAAGGAAAACTTGCCTGTGTTGTAACGACCGCGGCACTGGCTGCCGGTGTGGATTTTCCTGCCAGTCAGGTCATCTTCGACGCTCTCGCGATGGGAATCGACTGGCTCTCCGTTCAGGAGTTCCATCAGATGATGGGTCGTGCCGGTCGACCGGATTTCCATGATCTTGGACGTGTTGTTGTTCTCGCCGAACCCGGGGTCTCGTATTCGCGTGAAACGAAACTGACCGAGGAGGAAGTTGCCATCCAGCTTCTCAAAGGAGATATGGAAGAGGTCTCTCCGGTATACGACATCGAGGAAACATCCGAAGAGTTTGCGGCGAACGCCATAACCTGCCGCGGCCGCGAGGCTGACATCATCACCGTTGGAAACAGTATGGTCGGTGTGGGTGACGATCCGATCCAGGAACTTCTCAAACATAAACTTGTCAGAAAGTCAGGAGGTTTCCTGGAACTTTCCCCGCTTGGAAAAGTTATGGCCGAACATTTCATCGGCATGGAGCGGCTCTTGGAGATCGACAAACTTGTCCGCGTAATGGACGATCCTCTGGAAATGATCGCCGAACTTTTCTGCATGGAAGAGGAACGGGAAAAAGAAAAACGGAGGGTCGACCGCCGCTCTACCGAGAAAAAAGAGTCTGCATGGATCGGTGACAAAAAAGCCTCTGCCAAACCCGATTCCGAGCCTGCCTGGGTCGTGAAAAAGAAAGAGATTCATGCGGTGGAAAAGCATGCTCACGATGATGCACGGCGCAAAAAGGCCGGGTCCCGTAAACTCCGCCGCGAAGAGGACGAAGTTGAGGTGGCGAAGCCTCCCCGCCGGGCGAGCAAGGAGATGGAAGACCGTGTCGAACGCAAGAAACGCGAGGCTTCCCAGTTTATTCCTCCACCGAAGCGAAAACAGCGTGAAGGCACAGGTCCTGGGGTTTCCGGCAAGGGATCCAAAACCGGTTCTTCCGGTGATCCGGTCAATATAATTGAGGGTGCCGTCGATCTTCGTCGTGCCGGCAAGTATGACGAGGCATTAAAGATCCTCGGCAATTATGTTGCCGATAATCCAAAAGACAGCCGTGCCCTTGTTGAGCTGGGAAAGGTGTATGACCTTCGAAACGAACGGGACACGGCATATTTGTGTTATCAGAAGGCTGCCGCGGCTAATACCCAGAACCGGGAAGCAATCGACAGAATGAACGCATTCCTTATCGGGATCACGGTGGATATCGATAATGATGCCGCTGACTCTGGAAAACAGCCGGCTGTTGTGAAAAAGAAAAAAGAATAA
- a CDS encoding DUF7839 domain-containing protein — protein MPDDPLTNILRSKRETTRFQVLVEVAEHQPSIRQQEIAEKLGVTPQAISEYVRDLAEEGYISAEGRGRYYVTHKGVEWVLNNAEILESYARHVRRDIIHQVVTWAAIADADLKAGDSVGVYMKSGWLYAGKRPQTAMGMVTADASAGMDVGVARLAGIIEHTEGKVDVAKVPRIERGGSKMVSMEKFLSLAKNADIIAAVGLEAYLACKNSGIKPDMFFGAREGTVEAAFHGMRCLILVVDEEFTDFLKRLETAGLSYTIHELVTE, from the coding sequence ATGCCTGATGATCCATTAACCAACATCCTTCGCAGTAAACGTGAAACGACCAGATTCCAGGTCTTAGTTGAGGTTGCCGAACACCAGCCGTCGATCCGCCAGCAGGAAATTGCGGAAAAACTCGGCGTGACTCCCCAGGCAATATCTGAATATGTCCGTGATCTCGCCGAAGAAGGCTACATCAGTGCCGAAGGAAGAGGAAGATATTACGTCACCCACAAGGGTGTCGAATGGGTCCTGAACAATGCGGAGATCTTGGAGTCCTATGCACGTCACGTTCGCCGGGATATCATTCATCAGGTCGTAACCTGGGCTGCCATTGCGGATGCTGATTTGAAAGCAGGCGATTCGGTAGGCGTGTACATGAAATCCGGCTGGCTGTATGCGGGCAAACGTCCTCAGACCGCGATGGGCATGGTCACGGCCGATGCCTCCGCAGGAATGGATGTGGGCGTGGCACGGCTCGCAGGGATCATTGAGCACACCGAAGGAAAAGTGGATGTTGCCAAAGTCCCGCGTATCGAACGCGGCGGCTCGAAGATGGTTTCGATGGAAAAATTCCTCTCTCTTGCAAAAAATGCCGATATCATCGCAGCAGTTGGACTGGAAGCCTATCTGGCCTGCAAAAACTCGGGCATCAAACCGGATATGTTTTTCGGGGCACGGGAAGGAACCGTCGAGGCGGCTTTCCATGGAATGCGCTGTCTGATCCTGGTCGTTGATGAGGAGTTCACCGATTTCCTGAAACGTCTGGAAACCGCGGGTCTTTCCTATACGATCCACGAACTGGTGACAGAATAA
- the hypF gene encoding carbamoyltransferase HypF, producing the protein MKSGKIILRGIVQGVGFRPFVYAQAQRFGIKGTVINHGSEVEIDAAGEEFDAFCREIRKGPKMSVIDSVSVEPLHDWNPPADFTILKSQDGARTGFVPADIATCEHCLHDIMDPNSRYFGYWATSCTDCGPRYSIIKSVPYDRERTSMDEFPACPDCLKDYENPGNRRHHAQTITCRECGPKLSLLKGTGENIEGADPISAAAELLDAGNIVAVRGVGGFHICCVEKTAERLKQNLGRPNQSLAVMMKPETMRDFVVEPTKEEWDLLKGPVHPIMILDKIDPESHRALSQLHNLGVMLPYTGLHHLLFAKLKSPLLIMTSANAPGTPMITETKIIIEKMGRVVDYILTHDREIVNRCDDSVVRDGYLIRMSRGFAPLRTRMDLGDRQILGVGPELNANATIYKGGFLITSPHIGNIRNPPTVAYLEETIEKLTSLTGSMPKIIAHDLHPQFLSTRVAQELAERYGATLCPVQHHCAHIASVTTEEVVGIAIDGVGYGEDATIWGGEILAGSPGNGYMRTGHLEPVLMPGGDLATKFPERMLYGILPTKDTLSLLQNRGWNDTALRILAQQTEKRFNTPVTTSTGRVLDAAAALLGICRERTYDGEPSMMLEAYAARGVAQPMEISIESREGRDVLLTSSILREGMEMLSDGISVEDIAASIQTTLAKGIADTALAGIEKTGIHTAALSGGVAINRSIRETIIETLKEAGVACLTNPRYPFGDGCISCGQVVTAGILAKEGRI; encoded by the coding sequence ATGAAGTCTGGTAAAATAATCCTGCGCGGGATCGTACAAGGAGTAGGATTCCGCCCGTTTGTCTATGCCCAGGCACAACGGTTTGGAATAAAAGGGACGGTCATCAATCACGGGAGCGAAGTGGAGATCGATGCTGCCGGCGAGGAGTTCGATGCGTTCTGCCGCGAGATCAGAAAAGGACCGAAGATGTCGGTGATCGACTCGGTGTCCGTCGAGCCGCTGCACGACTGGAATCCTCCGGCAGATTTTACTATTCTGAAAAGTCAGGACGGGGCAAGGACGGGATTTGTTCCTGCAGATATTGCGACCTGCGAACACTGTCTCCACGATATTATGGATCCAAACAGCCGGTATTTTGGATACTGGGCAACCTCATGTACCGACTGCGGACCAAGATACAGCATCATCAAATCCGTTCCCTATGACCGGGAACGAACGAGTATGGATGAATTCCCGGCATGTCCGGATTGCCTGAAAGACTACGAGAATCCGGGAAACAGGCGGCATCATGCCCAGACGATCACCTGCAGAGAATGCGGACCAAAACTTTCTCTGCTGAAAGGGACGGGTGAGAATATTGAGGGGGCCGACCCCATCTCGGCGGCGGCAGAACTGCTGGATGCGGGAAATATTGTGGCCGTCAGAGGGGTTGGAGGATTTCATATCTGTTGTGTTGAAAAGACGGCAGAACGTCTGAAACAAAATCTCGGACGACCGAACCAGTCACTCGCCGTAATGATGAAGCCCGAGACGATGCGGGATTTTGTCGTCGAGCCGACAAAGGAGGAGTGGGATCTCCTCAAGGGACCTGTTCATCCGATCATGATCCTTGATAAGATCGATCCGGAATCACACCGAGCCCTGTCCCAGCTCCACAATCTCGGCGTGATGCTGCCGTATACGGGACTCCACCATCTGCTGTTTGCAAAACTCAAATCTCCCCTTTTGATAATGACCAGCGCGAATGCTCCGGGAACGCCGATGATCACCGAAACGAAAATCATCATCGAAAAGATGGGGCGGGTTGTGGATTATATTCTCACCCACGACCGGGAGATCGTGAACCGGTGCGATGATTCGGTTGTAAGAGACGGGTATCTGATCAGAATGTCGCGGGGTTTTGCCCCGCTCAGAACAAGAATGGATCTTGGGGACAGGCAGATCCTCGGCGTAGGGCCGGAACTGAACGCGAATGCAACGATCTATAAGGGCGGATTTCTGATAACGTCGCCGCATATCGGAAACATCAGAAACCCCCCGACCGTGGCATATTTAGAGGAGACGATCGAAAAACTGACCAGTCTTACCGGATCGATGCCGAAGATCATTGCCCACGACCTCCACCCGCAGTTTCTGAGTACACGGGTCGCTCAGGAACTTGCCGAACGATACGGGGCAACTCTCTGCCCGGTCCAGCATCACTGCGCACACATCGCCTCGGTGACGACCGAGGAGGTCGTAGGCATCGCGATCGACGGGGTTGGATACGGAGAGGATGCAACCATCTGGGGAGGGGAGATTCTTGCGGGATCGCCGGGAAACGGATATATGCGGACCGGACATCTTGAACCGGTGCTTATGCCCGGGGGGGATCTGGCAACAAAGTTCCCGGAGAGAATGCTCTACGGCATTCTTCCAACAAAAGACACCCTGTCGCTTCTTCAGAACAGAGGGTGGAACGATACGGCTCTGAGAATCCTTGCCCAGCAGACGGAAAAACGGTTCAACACCCCCGTCACGACGTCTACGGGACGGGTTCTGGACGCAGCGGCGGCATTACTTGGGATCTGCCGGGAACGGACATACGACGGCGAACCGTCAATGATGCTGGAGGCATATGCCGCACGGGGCGTTGCCCAGCCTATGGAAATCAGTATCGAATCAAGGGAAGGGCGGGATGTTTTGCTGACATCCTCCATCCTTCGTGAGGGGATGGAGATGCTTTCTGACGGCATATCTGTTGAAGACATTGCAGCATCGATCCAAACGACTCTGGCAAAGGGCATCGCGGATACGGCGCTTGCGGGAATCGAAAAAACCGGCATACATACAGCGGCACTCTCTGGAGGAGTTGCCATAAACCGCTCCATTCGGGAGACGATCATTGAAACGCTCAAAGAGGCGGGAGTTGCCTGCCTCACGAATCCAAGATACCCATTCGGTGATGGCTGTATCTCCTGCGGCCAGGTTGTTACCGCCGGGATTCTTGCAAAAGAGGGACGCATATGA
- the rpl12p gene encoding 50S ribosomal protein P1, with product MEYIYAALLVHSAAKTVDEESVKAVLSAAGIAVDDSRVKALIAALDGVDIEEAISKAAAAPVAVAAAPAAAGAAAAVEEAAAPEENKEEEEENAMAGLGALFG from the coding sequence ATGGAGTATATTTACGCAGCTCTGTTAGTTCACTCCGCAGCTAAGACTGTGGATGAAGAATCGGTAAAGGCAGTTCTCTCTGCCGCAGGTATCGCAGTTGACGACTCCCGTGTCAAAGCATTAATCGCAGCACTTGACGGTGTCGACATCGAGGAAGCAATCTCCAAGGCAGCAGCAGCACCAGTCGCCGTTGCAGCAGCACCGGCAGCAGCAGGCGCAGCAGCAGCAGTCGAAGAGGCAGCAGCACCCGAAGAGAACAAGGAAGAAGAAGAAGAGAACGCCATGGCAGGCCTTGGCGCACTCTTCGGCTAA
- a CDS encoding 50S ribosomal protein L10, which produces MAIYTHHLPAWKREEVEQIKDLADKYALVGLVDVYGIPARQFQQIRRNLRSNAVVKVARNTLVEHSMNELGGHFVDLNGKVSEHSALIFANGNPFKLFKSLEQTKTKRSAKAGEITPEDIVVPAGPTTFKPGPIVGELQQAGIPAAIDGGKVKIKETKTVVKAGEAINKKQADVLSKLGIKPMPVGLSLLAVCYEGDLYLPDVLSVDDEAYKAKITLAAQQAFNLAVNAAVPTACVGVTEAQIAKAVREARNLGVEASIYEKGVIELIISKAYRQANALKAI; this is translated from the coding sequence ATGGCAATTTATACCCACCATCTTCCCGCATGGAAACGTGAAGAAGTTGAGCAGATCAAAGATCTCGCCGACAAGTATGCACTCGTCGGCTTAGTTGATGTCTACGGTATTCCCGCAAGACAGTTCCAGCAGATCCGCAGAAATCTGCGCAGCAATGCAGTTGTGAAGGTTGCAAGAAACACCCTTGTCGAGCATTCCATGAATGAACTCGGCGGTCACTTCGTTGATCTGAACGGGAAGGTTTCCGAACACTCCGCCCTCATCTTTGCAAACGGCAACCCCTTTAAGCTGTTCAAGTCCCTTGAGCAGACGAAGACAAAGCGTTCCGCAAAAGCAGGCGAGATCACTCCTGAAGACATTGTTGTTCCGGCAGGACCAACTACCTTTAAGCCCGGACCGATCGTAGGAGAACTCCAGCAGGCTGGTATCCCGGCAGCTATCGACGGCGGAAAGGTCAAAATCAAAGAGACCAAGACCGTTGTTAAAGCTGGCGAGGCTATCAACAAGAAACAGGCCGATGTGCTTTCAAAGCTTGGCATTAAACCAATGCCGGTCGGTCTCTCCCTCCTCGCAGTATGTTACGAGGGAGACCTGTATCTGCCGGACGTCCTCTCTGTAGACGACGAGGCATACAAGGCAAAGATCACTCTCGCAGCACAGCAGGCATTCAACCTCGCAGTCAACGCAGCAGTTCCAACGGCATGTGTCGGTGTTACTGAGGCTCAGATCGCGAAGGCCGTCCGTGAGGCAAGAAACCTCGGTGTAGAAGCATCCATCTATGAGAAGGGTGTCATCGAGCTGATCATCAGCAAGGCATACAGACAAGCAAACGCCCTGAAGGCAATTTAA
- a CDS encoding 50S ribosomal protein L1, which translates to MVERTQIINAVTAAITQAPERKFQESIDITINLKHVDMAQPKNRIDETILLPQAIGVKKIAVLGKGDIVSQARNAGVDLIIGPDEIERLGGVPREARKMAGQYDFFLAETAVMPLVGRWLGQRLGPRGKMPQPIPPTQDITPIVERLRNSVKIRSKDRLNMSVKVGNTGMTVEEVSENIDAVVKRVVGRLESGELNIRSVYVKTTMGPAVKVM; encoded by the coding sequence ATGGTTGAAAGAACCCAGATTATAAATGCTGTTACGGCAGCAATCACGCAGGCCCCCGAGCGTAAGTTCCAGGAAAGTATTGATATTACTATCAACCTGAAACACGTTGACATGGCCCAGCCAAAAAACCGTATTGATGAGACGATTCTTCTGCCACAGGCAATAGGCGTCAAAAAGATCGCCGTCCTTGGTAAGGGAGATATTGTATCCCAGGCACGTAACGCCGGTGTCGATTTAATTATCGGCCCTGACGAGATCGAGCGTCTGGGCGGCGTTCCGCGTGAAGCACGCAAAATGGCCGGACAGTATGACTTCTTCCTTGCAGAGACCGCGGTTATGCCCCTTGTTGGTCGCTGGCTTGGTCAGAGACTCGGTCCACGCGGTAAAATGCCGCAGCCGATCCCGCCGACCCAGGACATCACTCCGATCGTCGAGCGTCTGAGAAACTCCGTTAAGATTCGGTCAAAAGACAGACTCAATATGTCTGTGAAAGTCGGCAACACCGGCATGACCGTTGAGGAAGTTTCTGAAAATATTGACGCCGTCGTAAAGAGGGTTGTAGGAAGACTTGAAAGCGGAGAGTTAAACATCCGTTCCGTCTACGTCAAAACCACGATGGGTCCAGCAGTGAAGGTGATGTAA
- a CDS encoding 50S ribosomal protein L11 gives MAETVEVLVPGGRATAGPPLGPALGPLGINVKAVVDDINKKTAEFNGMSVPVTVMVDDKKNVTLTVGIPPTTALVMKEAGVEKGSGTPNTQAVGNLPLEAVIRIAKMKMESMLSYDLKTAAKEVMGTCVSVGVTVEGKTAKQAIAAVNAGEWDEQLA, from the coding sequence ATGGCAGAAACTGTCGAGGTACTGGTACCCGGCGGTAGAGCAACTGCAGGACCACCACTCGGTCCGGCACTGGGTCCCCTTGGGATCAACGTAAAGGCAGTCGTTGATGATATCAACAAAAAGACTGCTGAGTTCAATGGCATGTCCGTTCCGGTAACGGTAATGGTCGATGACAAAAAGAACGTCACGTTAACAGTCGGTATTCCTCCGACAACCGCTCTTGTAATGAAAGAAGCGGGTGTTGAGAAGGGTTCCGGCACTCCGAACACTCAGGCAGTTGGTAATCTGCCGCTTGAAGCTGTCATTCGCATTGCAAAGATGAAGATGGAATCCATGCTTTCCTACGACCTGAAAACGGCCGCAAAGGAAGTCATGGGCACCTGCGTTTCCGTTGGTGTAACCGTCGAAGGCAAAACTGCCAAACAGGCAATTGCCGCCGTCAATGCAGGCGAGTGGGACGAACAGCTCGCATAA